Below is a window of Planococcus rifietoensis DNA.
ATATAATCCATCGTTCCTTGCAGCACCGCTGCCACGCTGAACGTGTTGGTTAGCATGATCGGGGATTCGAGCACGCCAAGTTCATCAATCTGGACGAGCCCTGCGGTTTTGCCAAAGCCATTTAATACGAACGATGCAGCAGGCGTTTTTTGTTCGAACCAATTGCCGCCGTGAGGCAAGATTGCGGTGACGCCGGTGCAGACCGATTCTTCTTCATTAATTTTTTCGTCGAGTGTGACATGTCCGACGGTGACGCCCGCCACATCGGCGATGGAATTGCATTTTCCTTTATGCATCATGATCCCCATTTCCGTTTTCCTGCATGATAGGCTACGAATCCCGGTGTTGTTTAACAATGTGGAATCGAACAGCTCCGCAGAATGCAGTTTCTCTTTACTTGATGACCAATACCGGCACTTTGACGCGTTTTGCCACTTTATGGCTGACGCTGCCGAGCACAAATTCCTGAACAGGATTCAAGCCGCGGCTGCCGATGATGACGATATCGTATGGATGTTCGTTCGCGTGGGAGACGATGGCTGGTCCGGGTGCACCGTGGACAATAACGCTTTTCACGCGGACGCCTGCCTGGTGGAAGATATCTTCGAAGGGCGCAAGATAGTCGCGGGCGGCTTCGGCTATTTGCTCGCTTGTGAGCCCTCGATTGCTTTCCCTTTCGGACTTTCCGTAATCGACGGCACAGATAATGGTCACTTGTGCCTGAGGCGTGCCTTCAACGAGTTGAATCGCATGTTGTGCGGCGCGTTTTGAGTGATCAGATCCATCAATGGCGACCAATACGTGTTGGTACATAATTCGTCTCTCCTGTTCTATGGTGTCGTTGTTTTCATTAGTATAGCATTTCCTGAATTGCGAGCGGGTGGC
It encodes the following:
- a CDS encoding universal stress protein — translated: MYQHVLVAIDGSDHSKRAAQHAIQLVEGTPQAQVTIICAVDYGKSERESNRGLTSEQIAEAARDYLAPFEDIFHQAGVRVKSVIVHGAPGPAIVSHANEHPYDIVIIGSRGLNPVQEFVLGSVSHKVAKRVKVPVLVIK